Genomic DNA from Thermotoga petrophila RKU-1:
TTTCTCTTCCATCGAAGGTGAAAAAACGTCTGGAGTTCTTCATAGCGATCTCTGTGAGTACGGGAACGCTTCTCAGCCTTGTGTACTTTCTGTATGTGGTAGTCAGGATCTCTCCCTGGTTCGATCCGAGGTACGTGATCCCTCTTGCGGGTATGATCATCGGAAACTCCATGACCGGTGTTTCACTAGGAGTGAAGACACTCTCTGAGTCAATAACAATTCAAAAAGATATTGTGGAAGCCGCTTTGATGCTGGGGGCAAGGCCAAAAGACGCTGTGAGAATGTTCAGTGACAGGGCGTTCGATTCGGCGATACTGCCAACTCTCAACTCCATGATTGGCATGGGTATCGTGTTTCTCCCAGGCATGATGACGGGACAGATCCTCTCTGGAGCTTCTCCGATCACTGCGATAAAGTATCAGATCGCAATAATGCTTGGAATACTCGGTGGAGTCACGATCAGTGTGAGTGTGTTTCTCTATCTGGGATACAAAGCTTTCTTCAACAGAGAAGATCAGCTGATCGTTTAATGTCAACAAAACTCATGCATTGTACACCCCACTTGACGTTCCCAGAGAGTTATGATAATATTTTTAGTGCTTGGAGGGTCTTTGAAGGGCGGGTGTAGCTCAACTGGTAGAGCATCGGCCTTCCAAGCCGAGGGTTGCGGGTTCGAGTCCCGTCGCCCGCTCCAACGTTTCTGGTGCGCCCGTAGCTCAACAGGATAGAGCATCGGATTTCTAATCCGAGGGCTGCAGGTTCGAGTCCTGCCGGGCGCGCCATTTTTTCGTGGTGACCATAGCTCAGTTGGTAGAGCGCCTGACTGTGGATCAGGTGGTCGCGGGTTCGAGTCCCGCTGGTCACCCCAGAGACGCGCCCGTAGCTCAACTGGATAGAGCGTCGGACTTCGGATCCGATGGTTGCGGGTTCGAGTCCTGCCGGGCGCGCCACTCGAAAACCAATAAACCAATGTCGCTGAAAAGCATAGAAGAACACTCACCGTAGAGGAGGTAGGAACACATGGAAGTACTCAAAGTTGCTTCTAATTCCAACCCCAACAAAGTCGCAGGAGCTCTCGCAGGAGTTATCAGAGAAAAGGGGAAGGCCGAACTTCAGGCAATTGGCGCGGGTGCTGTTAACCAGGCCGTGAAAGCTATAGCCATCGCAAGAGGTTATCTTGCTCCAAGTGGGATCAACCTTGTTTGCGTTCCCGCCTTTGCAGAAGTTCAGATCAACGGAGAAACCAGAACGGCAATCAAGTTCATTGTCTTCCCAAAAGATTGAACTCTGACGAGAAAAACGAACGAAATCCCCGCAAGTGCGGGGATTTTTGTTTTGTTAGTCAGTGTTTTCACGGGGTCCCGGAGATTCTTTGCCCCTCAGAACAAAAACAGGTGTGTCGAGAATCTCCCTCACAACTCCGTTCACCCCGTACACTTCCCAGAACAGATCAGGTGTCAAAATCGCTCTTTCACCGTCGCTTACGATCTTTCCATCTTTCATGAAAATGAACCTATCAGCAAATCGCAGAGCCAGGTTTATCTCATGCATCACGACTAGTGCAATCTTTCCTGATTTCACGAAATCTTGAACTATCTCCATGATCTCGATCTGATTTTTTGGATCGAGGTTGTTCGTCGGCTCATCCAGTAAAAGGATCTCCGGCTCCTGAACGAGTGCCCTGGCAATATTCACTTTTTGAAGCTCACCACCGCTCAAATTCTTCGCTCTCTGAAACACCAGATGTTGGAGATTCAATCGTTCAACCACTCTGTTTACAACTTCGATATCCCTCTTTGAAGGGCTGACGCTTACGTATGGCTTTCTTCCGAGAAGGATCAGATTGTAAACGTTCAACATACCGGGATCGAATCGCTGTGGAACGTACCCTATTATCCTAGCCAGATCTCTTCTGGTGTAGTGCTCGAGAGGTTTACCAAAAATCTCTACACCCTGGCACTTCAAGATACCCGCTACGCACTTCAACAACGTGCTCTTTCCCGCACCGTTTGGCCCCAAGATAGCGATGAGCTCTCCCTTCCGCGCGCTAAAAGTGACATTATCCAGAACTTTTTTGCTTCTGTAACTGAACGAGAGGTTCATTATTCGAAGCATCTCTGTCACCTTTCCTTACTTTGAAGGAGCAGATAGATGAAAAGAGGTGCCCCGAGAAAAGAAGTCACAATCCCCACAGGAAGAACTGTAGGAGAGAGAAGAACACGTGCCACAGTATCGGCCGATAACAGCAAAACACTACCACACAGCGCTGAGAGGGGAATCAAAAATCTGTAATCTTCCCCAAAGAAGATTCTCATCATGTGGGGTGCCAGCAGTCCTATGAAACCGATTATACCGACGAACGCCACACTGATAGCTGTCAGCAAAGTAGAAAGCACTACCAGAATCAATCTCACTTTTTCCACTTCAATCCCCGTCGACTTTGCGATTTCATCTCCCACAACCATCGCGTTGATATCCCACGCCTTCCAGAGGAAGTAAGCGAAAACCGTCAAAAAGACCACCAGAAGTATGATGTTTTCTCTCCAGGTTGTCCTTCCAAGATCTCCAAAGCTCCAATAAACCATCGTGGCGAGTTCCAGATCATCGGCAAAGTACTGGATCAACGCGGTGGCAGCCGTGAAAAGAGAACCCATGGCAACGCCCATCAGCACCATCGCTTCCGGAGTGATTTCTTTTAGTTTTCCCATCAAAAAAATGACGAGAGAAGAACTCATCGCCCCGAGAAAAGCGAAGAGAGCAATAGTGTAGGGATTGTTCAGTGTGACACTACCAGTACTCTCAGAATACCCCGCTCCCAGTGCGATGGCTAAGGAAGCGCCGAACATAGCACCATGAGATGTACCCGTTGTAAAGGGACTGGCAAGAGGATTCTTCAAAACTCCCTGCATAACAGCTCCGGAGACTGCCAAGGAAGCACCAACGAGGATACCAGCGACCACCCTTGGAAATCTGACGCTCCAGATCACAAGTTGTGCTTTCCTGTCACCCTTCCCCAGAAATGCGCCGATAATATCTTTGAACGACAGAGAATAGCCGCCATGTGATAGAGAATAGATCCCTACAAGCACCAGCAAAAACGATAAAAGTAGAATCGTGAAAATTCTTCTCGCAACGTAATTTCTGTAAATCACCATGTTCCACGGAGGATCTTTCCTGAAGAAAGATCTATCTTTCCAAATCCTCCAAATTGCTCAGCCATCTCCTCGTAAACCCTTTTTCCGAGAAGGAATTCATAAATTTCATCCGCCTTTTCCTCCGGATCGATATCGGCAAAACGTTCGGGATAGAGGACTTTTCCGATGAAGTACGCATTGGCCAGAGCCGTTCCGATGTTGGTGGTGTAGTAATTGTAAGGGAGAATGCCGTAGACTTTCCCTCTTTTAACAGCGTTTAAACTCTCATAGAACTCTCTGTGTTTCGAATAATCGTCCAGTACGAGGCTCAAACCGTTTTCATCGATGAAAATGTACTCTGGATCCCAAACGAGTAGCTTCTCAGGATCTATGAATTTGTGTCCTTCTCCCAACCCGTGCACAACGTTCCTCGCGTGTAGGACCACGAAAGGAGGATACTTCGCCTCCGTGCTATCGATTCCATGAACTCCTTTGTATCCGATTCCACCAACGTAGACAGTAGGACTTTCGACAGCCTCAGATCGAGTCGAGAGATCCTCCTGCGCTTTCTTTATGAAATCAACCACTTCATGGGCTCTTTCTTCTCTTCCAAGAATCTTTCCCGCCAGTTCGAGCGATCTGAAGAGATCCTCGTCTTCAAATGTCCCGAGATCTCCGTAACTGAGTACGACAACGGGAATCCCCGTTTTCTCCTGTATGTCCTGCGCCGTCTTTCTGTCAACGTACGTTATAAAGACAACGTCGGGTTGCAGAGTTATCAAAGACTCCAGATTTGGAAGCTTTCCTGGTCCTCCAGGGCCAACACTCGGAAGTTCCTTGAGCTCCGGATACGCAACTATGTAAGGCCTCCCGTAAGGTCTGAGTTTCTCAAAGTCTTCCACACCGACAACCATATCGGTGGCTTTCAAATACGCAATCAACCTGAGCGCCCCGGGACCCACCGCCACGATTCGATTCACGTTCGAAGGAACTTCTACTTCTCTTCCAAGAAGATCCTTTATCACAATTCCTTCCGAAAACAACACGATCGAGAGAATCAGAAAAACAGAGATGAAAACCTTGAATTTCATTTCTCTACACCTCCTCGAACCATCCAATTCTGGCGTTCTCTACGCAGTCTATTTTCGAAGAATACGGTTTGATATCGACGACGGGGGTTCCATCAACAGCGTCCAGTCCCTCCACAACCAGCTCCCTACCTCTCACTTCTAAAAGTTTCACAACAGAAAAACCGATGGGATTCGGTCTGTGGGGAGAGCGCGTCGCGAAGACACCATGCTCACGTTTGTCAAACGGTGGAATGGCGATCAATCTGTCTCTGTTCGCTCTGTCAAGCCAGTAAAGAACGATCAGATGTGTACACGTTTCGATGTCCTTCAACCCTTCTTCGTATTCAGGAAAGAGTTCAATCGTAAATCTTTCCTGAGAAAATCTCCCTTGGAAAGGGCATTCGGAAGGACTTTTGAAAGGAGATCTAATCACACCAATCTGTTTCAACAGAAACATCCTCAATTCCCCCTTTAAATTAAAAAAATAACCCCCTGCACACGCAGGGGCTCTTTGGTGGAGCCGATGGGATTTGAACCCACGACCTCTACCGTGCGAAGGTAGCGCTCTCCCAGCTGAGCTACGGCCCCACATCCGTGATTTATTATACTCGATCTCTTCCCTTTATTCAAGTCTTCGCTCGGAGATTTTTATAGAAATAAAACTTTGGTTGGGGAATCATCGTACTCTGTAAATATTATGCATAAAAACATATTTGAATTCGTTATGATAAAGAATCAACAATTAAAATGAGTTTTATAATAATCAAAAAAACGATAGTTTATAATATTTGTTGACATACCCCGGTTTTATATGTTAGATTAAATCAGGGGATAGATAGTATGGACCCTTTATCATAGTTTCGCTTTTTGGTATGGTCGTTATGTATTTTTTCTTTCCTGAAACGACAAACGTGGTGGTCGTTTCCGTTCTGAATTTTGTAGCGCTTTTTCTCTCGTTTTTCACACACTACACCAGCTCAAGAAAAGACGAGGATTTGAACGTCCTCACTTTTTCGTGTTTGCTTTCCTCTCTGTTTTCTCTCTTTTTTCTTCGAGTTTTCCTCATGAATCCAGAAAACGCGTGGATGTTTTTGAGTAGCTCCAAGCTGATCCTCGCTGAAGGTTCCTTTCTCTTCCTGATCGGGAAGAAAAAGAATTATTTCAAATGGCTCGTTGTTCTCACATTTGTTATTCTTTTCGCTGTATCAGTTTTGAGATTCAATCTGGTTTTCTACTTTGAAAGTGTTTCGCTCGCTCTTTTTTCACTCCTTCTCCTCATCAAAAAACCGCAGGCAACACTCCTTTCAGTGAGTTTGTTTCTTTATTCCATTTCCTCGATCTTCTTTTACTTTTTCAGAAGTGCATACCCCTATCATGTAACATCGGGCAGCATCTTTTTGATGTGGCATTTCGTGAAAAAGTACGTGGAGACACCCAAAAAAGAAGCGGAAAAGCTCTCAAAGGAACTCGGAATCCCTCCCGAACGAATCTCTTCTGTCGTCACGAACCTTTACAATTTTCTCATCGAAGTCCTGCGAATCATACCGGAAATTTTGCGTGAGGAAGATCAAAACAGAGTGAGAGAGATCTTCAACAAATATTTTTCGCAAGAATTGTCCTCTTGCTTTCCAGAGTTAAGAGACACTTTTTCAAACTTTGTTGAGGAGTACGTATCTTTCCTGGAAGAAAAACAAAAATTCCAGGACATGTACGTTGTACTCACCAAAAACCTCGCACACAATTTGAAAAACCCGGTGAATGCCATTTACGTGAGTGCTCAGCTCTTGAAACGACAGTTCCCGGAGACCTCGCCCGTGGTTAGAAACATAGAAAAACTCTGCCACGAGATGACAGAAGAGATAGAAAGGATTCTCAAAGCGTCGATAGGAAGAAACGAAGTTCTGAGAAAAGATGACCTGGAAAAAGCCCTGGAGCCGCTTCTGGAAATGGCTCGGCTCAAGAACCTCGAAACAGATATCGAAATGGAATTCGACGAACTCGAAATCGACAGAGATGCTTTCCACTGGTCACGAACCTGTTTTCGAACGCGGTGAAGTACACTCCCTCCGGAAGAGTGGCTCTCAAAATAGAAAAGAAAAATGATAAAATCAACTTGCGTGTTTCCGACACAGGACCGGGGCTGAAAGAACAGAACGGATTTGGACTATTCACAGTGAAGAAACTGGTGAACTATCTGAACGGTTCGATGGAGGTCATAAAAAAGGATGGTACCACATTCATAATAACCCTTCCCCTCAGGAGGGATAAAAATGACAGTACTGATCGTAGAGGATGATGACATCACGCGGGAAGCCATGGGACAGTATCTGAAACTCTCAGGCATCGACGTGATCGAAGCAGAAAACGGAGAGAAAGCCGTCGAACTTTCGAAAGACGTCGATGTCGCACTGGTGGATGTGATGCTTCCAGGGATGAGTGGAATAGAAGTGGTGAACAAGATAAAAGCGAAGAATCCATCCTGTGTGGTCTTCGTCGTAACTGCGTATGACGACACCGGAATAATAAAAAAATGTGTGGAGGTGGGAACCGACGATTTTATTAAAAAACCTGTCAATCTCGAACTGTTGAGACTGAAAATAACCCACGCACTCAGAAACAGAGTCTTCCATCTGTACAGAAACAGCTACCTGAAATCGTTGAAGAAAAAACTCTTTCTTTTGGAAAAGACCGCAGAGGAATTCTTCACAGAATACGAAGACTTCCTCTTTGAGGTTCTGGAAATATTGAACATGCTTTCCGAATACAGAGACATGGAAACACACAGACACACAGAGAGGGTTGGATGGCTCTCAGGAAGGATCGCTGAAGAGATGGGGATGAGCGAAGTTTTCGTCACAGAGATACAGTTTGCCGCTCCTCTCCACGATATTGGAAAGATCGGAATACCCGATAGAATCCTGCTGAAGCCTGGCATCCTCACACCGGAAGAATTCGAAATCATGAAACAACACACCACCATCGGATTCAAGATCCTCAGCCGGAGCAACTCCCCTATTCTTCAACTTGGAGCAGAAATCGCTCTCACACACCACGAAAGATGGGATGGGTCCGGATATCCCAGAGGACTGAAAGGAAGAGAAATACCCATTTCTGGTCTCATCGTAGCGGTGGCGGACAGTTTCGACGCCATGGTTTCCAAAAGACCCTACAAAAACCCAAAACCACTTGAAGAAGCGTTCAGAGAGATAGAATCCCTCTCCGGAAAGCTCTATTCACCAGAAGTAGTCGAAGCCTTCCTGAAACTGGAAAAAGAAATAACTGATGTCTACAGGAGGGAGAAGGATGAAGATACCTCCAACAACGGCAGGCGTTCACATCAGAGCTCCTCTGGAGAAGGTGTGGAGGGTATTCGTTAACGAAAACGGCTGGGACGGCTGGTTCACTGATGGCATGAAGATGGAGCTGAAAGAAGGGGGAAAGATCTTCTTCAGGTGGTTCAGAAAAACGTTCGGGGAGGAAGTGACGGACGAAGGCATCATCCATAGGTTAGAACCTCCAAATCTCATAGAGTTCTCCTGGAACACATACGAAGATGGATTCAGATCCCGTGTCAAGATGGAGTTCTTTCCTTCCAGCTACAACGGTACCTGGATTCAGATAGAAGACCACACAATAGTCCTCAGCGAAGAGGACATGAAAATAAAGCTCGAATGCGCGGTCGGATGGGGAGAAATGTTGACCCTCGCGAAGATATGGATAGAATACGGGATATCAACTCTCGAGAACCCTTGAAATCTCCTCCACGATCTTTTCTATCTCCTCTCTGTCTTTCCCTTCAACCGTGATTCTTACAACGGGCTCTGTACCGGACGGTCTTATCACCACACGGTAGCCCCTGGAAGTGCTCTCTTCAACGATCTTTCTCAGATTCTCATTTTCGAGAGACATTCGCTCCGTTCTCCTTACGTTCTTTGTGATCTGCGGATAATCTGGTATCTCCTTCGCAAAATCAGAAAGATTTCTTCCTGATCGCCTGAGAACTCTCATCAGCTCCAAAGCGGTTATCAAACCATCTCCCGTAGTGCTTCTGTCGAGGATTATTATGTGACCGGATCTCTCTCCTCCCAAATTCGCTCCACTTTCGATCATCTTCTCAAGGACGTATTTGTCTCCAACCTTCGTTCGAAGAAGCTTTATTCCTCTTTCTTTGAGAAAATCTTCGAGACCTCCATTCGTCATAACGGTACCCACCACGGTATCGCTGTTTAGACGCCCCTCTTCTTTCAACCCAACTGCGAGGATTCCTATGATCCTATCTCCGTTCACAACGTTTCTTTCTTCGTCTACAGCTATCACACGGTCTCCATCACCATCGAAGGTGAATCCTACCTTCCCGTTCTTCATCTCTTCAGCCAAAAACCTGGGATGAGTGGCGCCACACCCTTGATTTATGAGAAGTCCGTCCTGGGAGTCATTGAACACCTCTACCTTCGCTCCAAGGAATTCAAAAACCTCTTTGGCCGTTGTCGTGGTGGCACCGTTCGCAAGGTCAAGGGATACCATCTCACCCGTGAGATCGAGATCCCTGAATATTTCAAGAACCGCTCCGATGTACATGTCTCTTCCTTCTCTGAACGATTTTGTCCTGCCGACAACCGAGCGAACTGGAAAATAGCCGCTTTCTATTTTTTCTTCTATTTTCACTTCCATCTCATCTGGTATCTTGTATCCACCTTTCAACACCTTTATACCGTTGTATTCTGGAGGATTGTGAGAAGCCGAAATGACAACACCGAACGACCTGGTGATCCTCGTGAGGAGAGCCACCGCGGGCGTCGGAAGGACGCCGCACAGAAGGACGTCCACCCCCATAGACGTGAGGCCAGCGGAAATAGCCGCCTCGAGCGAATCCCCCGAAACTCTCGTGTCCTTTCCCACAATGACTCTTCCTTCTCCGACAATCTCTCCCAGCGCTTTGCCCACCTTGAAGGCCAGCTCGTCCGTGAGCGTTTCACCAAAGACTCCCCTTATCCCGTCGGTTCCAAAGTATTTCACCCTCATAACCTCCCTTTTTGAAGCGTGTAAAGATGAGACATGTAGTTTCTAAGGTATGCGTGAGAATCTCCTTCTTCGCTGTATCTGTAATGATAAACAGCATCCGGATCCAGGTTTTCACATATCAAACCCTCACCGCTCTCTATCTCGTTCATAACCTTTCCGTTTGGACCCACTATCCTCGTTCTTCCGACGAATTCCACAAAACCTTCGCCGCACATGGAGGATGCCACAAGGAAAACTCCGTTCTCAACTGCCCTGGATCTCGTGGCAACATCGTACGTGTGCCCCCGAGCCTTCCCAAAAGCAAAGGCTGAGAGAATCACTTTACTCCCTTTGAATGTTAAAATACGTGATATTTCAGGGAAGCCGATCTCATAACAGATCAACGTGCCAAAAACTACCCCTCTGTAAGAAAACACAAGAAAATACTCCCCAGGTTCAAAGACGTTTTTCTCTCCACGAAAGAGATGTGTTTTATCGTAGAAAAGCAATTCCTTTTTCTTCTTGAAAATCACAAGCGAGTTTCTGAGCTTTCCCAGAACGATCCTTGGTGTACCAACAGCTATCAGTATCTGTCCTTCCCTTGAAAGCTTCAAGAGCTTTTTCTTTGCGACTTCTGAAAAAAACAAGGCTCCCCTTTTCAGAATCGCCTCGTCCCAGGTGTACCCACTGATTGTGAGCTCCGGAAAGACAACGACTTCGGCTCCTTCCGAAACAGCCATCTCTATGAACTGTTCTATTCTCTCCAGATTTCCTTCGAAGTCACCGATCGCTGGTAACATCTGTACTGCCGCCACTCGCAATTTCGTACACCTTCCTCGCAAGCATTTCCTGCTTCATCCAGTAACCGTCGAGAATACCCTTTGAAGCGAGCCTCCCCAGAAATTTGTAATGAACCTCTGTGAGTCTTCCGGGCCCAGCATTGAAAAGTTCCGTCCCGGGAAGCGGCATGAAGGTGTGCGCATGGATCTTTGCGCCGTATCTCTCCACTATTTTAACAATAAAGCTGAAAGTTTTCTCCACATCCTCTTCCGTTTCGAACGGGAAGCCGAATATGAAATCAACGTGTGGAATAAAACCGTGAAGAGAGATCTTTTCTATCGCTTCCTCTACCTGTTCAACCGTGTGGCCACGCTTTATGATCTTCAAGATCCTGTCGCTTCCGCTCTGGGCACCTATCACTATGGAACGGTTGTTGACGTACTTTTTCACCACTTTGAGTACTTCGTCGGTCACAGACTCTGGCCTCACTTCGGAAGGAAACGTTCCGAAATATATTTCTTCGATACCAACCCTTTTGAGTCCATACAGGAGTTCTTCTATCTTCTCTACATTGGGTGTTACTCCATTCTTCGAACCATAGCCGAAGGAGTTGGGAGCTATGAAACGAGCGAGCTTCCTTCCGTGTTTCACACCGAGTTTCGCGTAGTGAACAACGACGTCCACATCACGGTGTCTCACCTGTCTTCCAGCGATGATCGGTGTCTGACAGTACGCACAAGAAAACGGGCATCCCCTCGTGATTTCGATGGGCATGTAGATTCCTTTCGAAGGTAGGAAAGGTGAGTAGTGGTTCAAGTTGACTCTCTTTGAGATACCATCGAAGATCTTTTTTCTCTCCCCCATCAAGAACCTCAAAATATTCTCCTCTCCATCCCCCGTGAAAACGTGATCGAATCCCATTCTCAAGCAGCCTTTTGGATCGGCTGTCACATGCGGTCCTCCCGCGATGAGCGTGTATCCCCTTTCCTTCAATGTTTTGACTTCCTCTCTGACGGTATCAAGGTCA
This window encodes:
- a CDS encoding ABC transporter permease gives rise to the protein MGPVDIGLIQLLSAYIFVVILMFILRIRRIPREKEVLVASIRMTFQLVLAGFVLSYILDHPSPLYTVLAVLVMEIFAIYNVYKRARLSLPSKVKKRLEFFIAISVSTGTLLSLVYFLYVVVRISPWFDPRYVIPLAGMIIGNSMTGVSLGVKTLSESITIQKDIVEAALMLGARPKDAVRMFSDRAFDSAILPTLNSMIGMGIVFLPGMMTGQILSGASPITAIKYQIAIMLGILGGVTISVSVFLYLGYKAFFNREDQLIV
- a CDS encoding stage V sporulation protein S, whose product is MEVLKVASNSNPNKVAGALAGVIREKGKAELQAIGAGAVNQAVKAIAIARGYLAPSGINLVCVPAFAEVQINGETRTAIKFIVFPKD
- a CDS encoding ABC transporter ATP-binding protein; the protein is MLRIMNLSFSYRSKKVLDNVTFSARKGELIAILGPNGAGKSTLLKCVAGILKCQGVEIFGKPLEHYTRRDLARIIGYVPQRFDPGMLNVYNLILLGRKPYVSVSPSKRDIEVVNRVVERLNLQHLVFQRAKNLSGGELQKVNIARALVQEPEILLLDEPTNNLDPKNQIEIMEIVQDFVKSGKIALVVMHEINLALRFADRFIFMKDGKIVSDGERAILTPDLFWEVYGVNGVVREILDTPVFVLRGKESPGPRENTD
- a CDS encoding FecCD family ABC transporter permease encodes the protein MVIYRNYVARRIFTILLLSFLLVLVGIYSLSHGGYSLSFKDIIGAFLGKGDRKAQLVIWSVRFPRVVAGILVGASLAVSGAVMQGVLKNPLASPFTTGTSHGAMFGASLAIALGAGYSESTGSVTLNNPYTIALFAFLGAMSSSLVIFLMGKLKEITPEAMVLMGVAMGSLFTAATALIQYFADDLELATMVYWSFGDLGRTTWRENIILLVVFLTVFAYFLWKAWDINAMVVGDEIAKSTGIEVEKVRLILVVLSTLLTAISVAFVGIIGFIGLLAPHMMRIFFGEDYRFLIPLSALCGSVLLLSADTVARVLLSPTVLPVGIVTSFLGAPLFIYLLLQSKER
- a CDS encoding iron ABC transporter substrate-binding protein translates to MKFKVFISVFLILSIVLFSEGIVIKDLLGREVEVPSNVNRIVAVGPGALRLIAYLKATDMVVGVEDFEKLRPYGRPYIVAYPELKELPSVGPGGPGKLPNLESLITLQPDVVFITYVDRKTAQDIQEKTGIPVVVLSYGDLGTFEDEDLFRSLELAGKILGREERAHEVVDFIKKAQEDLSTRSEAVESPTVYVGGIGYKGVHGIDSTEAKYPPFVVLHARNVVHGLGEGHKFIDPEKLLVWDPEYIFIDENGLSLVLDDYSKHREFYESLNAVKRGKVYGILPYNYYTTNIGTALANAYFIGKVLYPERFADIDPEEKADEIYEFLLGKRVYEEMAEQFGGFGKIDLSSGKILRGTW
- the tsaA gene encoding tRNA (N6-threonylcarbamoyladenosine(37)-N6)-methyltransferase TrmO, coding for MFLLKQIGVIRSPFKSPSECPFQGRFSQERFTIELFPEYEEGLKDIETCTHLIVLYWLDRANRDRLIAIPPFDKREHGVFATRSPHRPNPIGFSVVKLLEVRGRELVVEGLDAVDGTPVVDIKPYSSKIDCVENARIGWFEEV
- a CDS encoding sensor histidine kinase — its product is MYFFFPETTNVVVVSVLNFVALFLSFFTHYTSSRKDEDLNVLTFSCLLSSLFSLFFLRVFLMNPENAWMFLSSSKLILAEGSFLFLIGKKKNYFKWLVVLTFVILFAVSVLRFNLVFYFESVSLALFSLLLLIKKPQATLLSVSLFLYSISSIFFYFFRSAYPYHVTSGSIFLMWHFVKKYVETPKKEAEKLSKELGIPPERISSVVTNLYNFLIEVLRIIPEILREEDQNRVREIFNKYFSQELSSCFPELRDTFSNFVEEYVSFLEEKQKFQDMYVVLTKNLAHNLKNPVNAIYVSAQLLKRQFPETSPVVRNIEKLCHEMTEEIERILKASIGRNEVLRKDDLEKALEPLLEMARLKNLETDIEMEFDELEIDRDAFHWSRTCFRTR
- a CDS encoding ATP-binding protein; amino-acid sequence: MKYTPSGRVALKIEKKNDKINLRVSDTGPGLKEQNGFGLFTVKKLVNYLNGSMEVIKKDGTTFIITLPLRRDKNDSTDRRG
- a CDS encoding cyclic di-GMP phosphodiesterase encodes the protein MTVLIVEDDDITREAMGQYLKLSGIDVIEAENGEKAVELSKDVDVALVDVMLPGMSGIEVVNKIKAKNPSCVVFVVTAYDDTGIIKKCVEVGTDDFIKKPVNLELLRLKITHALRNRVFHLYRNSYLKSLKKKLFLLEKTAEEFFTEYEDFLFEVLEILNMLSEYRDMETHRHTERVGWLSGRIAEEMGMSEVFVTEIQFAAPLHDIGKIGIPDRILLKPGILTPEEFEIMKQHTTIGFKILSRSNSPILQLGAEIALTHHERWDGSGYPRGLKGREIPISGLIVAVADSFDAMVSKRPYKNPKPLEEAFREIESLSGKLYSPEVVEAFLKLEKEITDVYRREKDEDTSNNGRRSHQSSSGEGVEGIR
- a CDS encoding SRPBCC family protein, with translation MKIPPTTAGVHIRAPLEKVWRVFVNENGWDGWFTDGMKMELKEGGKIFFRWFRKTFGEEVTDEGIIHRLEPPNLIEFSWNTYEDGFRSRVKMEFFPSSYNGTWIQIEDHTIVLSEEDMKIKLECAVGWGEMLTLAKIWIEYGISTLENP
- the glmM gene encoding phosphoglucosamine mutase; the protein is MRVKYFGTDGIRGVFGETLTDELAFKVGKALGEIVGEGRVIVGKDTRVSGDSLEAAISAGLTSMGVDVLLCGVLPTPAVALLTRITRSFGVVISASHNPPEYNGIKVLKGGYKIPDEMEVKIEEKIESGYFPVRSVVGRTKSFREGRDMYIGAVLEIFRDLDLTGEMVSLDLANGATTTTAKEVFEFLGAKVEVFNDSQDGLLINQGCGATHPRFLAEEMKNGKVGFTFDGDGDRVIAVDEERNVVNGDRIIGILAVGLKEEGRLNSDTVVGTVMTNGGLEDFLKERGIKLLRTKVGDKYVLEKMIESGANLGGERSGHIIILDRSTTGDGLITALELMRVLRRSGRNLSDFAKEIPDYPQITKNVRRTERMSLENENLRKIVEESTSRGYRVVIRPSGTEPVVRITVEGKDREEIEKIVEEISRVLES
- a CDS encoding carbon-nitrogen hydrolase family protein — its product is MLPAIGDFEGNLERIEQFIEMAVSEGAEVVVFPELTISGYTWDEAILKRGALFFSEVAKKKLLKLSREGQILIAVGTPRIVLGKLRNSLVIFKKKKELLFYDKTHLFRGEKNVFEPGEYFLVFSYRGVVFGTLICYEIGFPEISRILTFKGSKVILSAFAFGKARGHTYDVATRSRAVENGVFLVASSMCGEGFVEFVGRTRIVGPNGKVMNEIESGEGLICENLDPDAVYHYRYSEEGDSHAYLRNYMSHLYTLQKGRL
- a CDS encoding TIGR04013 family B12-binding domain/radical SAM domain-containing protein; translation: MYILFREMKNNWYSLAALLSTIYSRHLDVEARPVKFEEIKKFPPEKTIVAYSFMSFDLDTVREEVKTLKERGYTLIAGGPHVTADPKGCLRMGFDHVFTGDGEENILRFLMGERKKIFDGISKRVNLNHYSPFLPSKGIYMPIEITRGCPFSCAYCQTPIIAGRQVRHRDVDVVVHYAKLGVKHGRKLARFIAPNSFGYGSKNGVTPNVEKIEELLYGLKRVGIEEIYFGTFPSEVRPESVTDEVLKVVKKYVNNRSIVIGAQSGSDRILKIIKRGHTVEQVEEAIEKISLHGFIPHVDFIFGFPFETEEDVEKTFSFIVKIVERYGAKIHAHTFMPLPGTELFNAGPGRLTEVHYKFLGRLASKGILDGYWMKQEMLARKVYEIASGGSTDVTSDR